In one Grus americana isolate bGruAme1 chromosome 1, bGruAme1.mat, whole genome shotgun sequence genomic region, the following are encoded:
- the POLR1D gene encoding protein POLR1D isoform X1 yields the protein MGAMGWLKCPLAGTNKRFLINTIKNTLPSQKEQDQEREQKEDSKEPEPNKSRKEEKPKKRRIHPYTPSFQARRRVSYSPPRHRNRNQHTKDKHEKRSSKR from the exons ATGGGAGCTATGGGTTG GTTGAAATGTCCTCTTGCTGGTACAAATAAACGATTTCTTATTAATACCATCAAAAACACATTACCATCTCAAAAAGAACAAGACCAAGAACgagagcaaaaggaagacaGTAAGGAGCCTGAGCCAAACAAAagtaggaaagaagaaaaaccaaagaaacGCAGAATTCATCCATACACACCCAGCTTTCAGGCCAGAAGGCGAGTCAGCTACTCTCCTCCGAGGCACCGAAACAGGAACCAGCACACAAAGGATAAGCATGAAAAGCGATCGAGCAAACGATGA
- the POLR1D gene encoding protein POLR1D isoform X2: protein MEEDPELERKAVEELLKEAKRGRTRAETMGAMGWLKCPLAGTNKRFLINTIKNTLPSQKEQDQEREQKEDSKEPEPNKSRKEEKPKKRRIHPYTPSFQARRRVSYSPPRHRNRNQHTKDKHEKRSSKR from the exons GAAGGCTGTGGAAGAGTTACTTAAAGAGGCAAAACGTGGGAGAACCAGAGCTGAAACAATGGGAGCTATGGGTTG GTTGAAATGTCCTCTTGCTGGTACAAATAAACGATTTCTTATTAATACCATCAAAAACACATTACCATCTCAAAAAGAACAAGACCAAGAACgagagcaaaaggaagacaGTAAGGAGCCTGAGCCAAACAAAagtaggaaagaagaaaaaccaaagaaacGCAGAATTCATCCATACACACCCAGCTTTCAGGCCAGAAGGCGAGTCAGCTACTCTCCTCCGAGGCACCGAAACAGGAACCAGCACACAAAGGATAAGCATGAAAAGCGATCGAGCAAACGATGA